The genome window AGCGCAGGCGCGACAGGAACAGGGCCTGGCCCACGTCCGCCAGGATCAGGCCGACCTTGGTCTTGGTGCTGGGCAGCTTGGAGAGGTCCATCTCGCCGCCGACGGCCACCAGGGGCAGCAGGCCGCGATAGGCCACGCCGCGCGAGCCGTCCACGGTGACTTCCTGACCGTCCAGCGAGCGCAGCAACTCGGCGCGCTGGATGCCGATGACCGCCGGGATGCCCAGCTCGCGCGAGGTGATGGCCGCGTGCGAGGTGTCGCCGCCAACGTCCGCCAGGATGGCCGAGGCCACGCGCATGCCCGGGACCATGTCCGGGTCGGTGCGGTCGGCGGCCAGGATGTCGCCCTTGTTGATCTTGTTGAGCTCCAGGGCCGAGCGCAGGAAGCGCACGGTTCCCTGTCCCGCGCCGCGCGAGGCGCCGTTGCCTTCCAGGATGACCTGGGCGCGCGCCAGGGCGGTCTTGTCCACTTCCATGCGGCGCATGAAGATGGTGTTGGGGTGCAGCTCGAATTCCTCGTTCCAGCGGGTCTCGGGCCGGGCCTGCACGAACCAGAGCCGCTCGGACTGGTCGATGCAGAACTCGGTGTCCATGATCATGCCGCGATAGGCGGCCGAGATGGCACGCACGCCCTTGGCCACTTCCTCGGCCTGGGCCAGGGACAGCGCCCAGCGGTAGGCTTCCAGCTCGTCCACGGGGACGATCTTGGTGCCGCCGCGCTCGTCATAGATGATCTTCTTGTCCTTGAAGCCCATGAAGCGGATGACCACCTCGCGGGTGTCGTCGCCCTGGAACACATAGAGCTTGTCCGGGGTGACCATGCCACCAACGACCGCCTCGCCCAGGCCGTAGGAGCAGTCGATGGACACGAGGTCCTTGCGGTCGGTGCCCTGGCAGCCGGTGGAGGTGTCGGCGGAGAAGGCCGTGCCGGAGATGACGGGGTTGATCATGCGCATGATGCACACCGAGAGGGAGGTGTTCTCAATGGCCCATTCCTGCTTGGCCGTCTCGGCGATGGTGTCGTCGCCGGTGCGCTCAGCCAGCTGGACGGCGTCCAGGATGGCTTCGCGGCGGTAGGTCATGGAGCGCAGGTTGTAGGCGGAGGAGCAGTCCCACTGGTAGGCTTCCACCACGCGGTCGTCGCCCACGACGTTCAGGTAGGTGTCCTGCAGGCCCGCGAAGGCCTTCTTGCAGGAGTCCTCGCCCGCAGCGGAGGAGCGCACGGCCACGGGCACGTCTTCCAGGCCCGCGTCCTTGCAGATGTCCTGGTAGGCGCTGCGCACGGCCTCGGCCACATCCTCGGGCATCTCCACGCAGAGGATGGCCACCTGCACCAGCACGCTTCTCTTGCGCAGCTGGTCGATGCCCTCGGGAGAGGTTGCGAAGCCTTCAACCACGTTGTTGATGAAGGTGCGCAGCTTGATGAGCGTGGCCTTCTCCTGGGCGGAGTTCTTCACTTCCTGGGCCAGGGTGCGCACGAAATGCTTCAGGAATTCCGGGTCCTTGTTGACTTCTTCGCTGGTCCAGTCAACGCGGTTGTATTCGTGATCCACGGTCTGGCGGATAAGCGCCGCGTTGACCTTGGTCTCGTCGAGAAGCTTATGGAAGGCAATGGAGGAAACAGCCCTGAACTGGGGCGAACGGATGCCAGCAACCTGGCTGATGATGGCGGTGTTGTAGTTCTTGCCCCCCACCAGCAGCTCGGCTTCCTCGCCAATGACCGCAATGTCGGCCCCGGTGAGGATGAGCTTCTTGGTTATCTCTTTCTTGTCTTTGGCGGGAGCTTTGGGAGCGGCTTTAGCCATTCGATTCCTCCTTGGAATATCCACAGGGCGTCACCAGGACGCCAACCTCATAAATTTCGCGCTATCAGAAACAGGGGGCGGCGGGCAAGATAAACCCGCCGCGCGCCCCTAATCCGTATACTCCATTCCGTAACCGCACCAGGGACAGTAGTGGAAGTCCTCGGTAGCCAGGGGCTCCTTGCAGCCGGGGCAGGCCTTGCCCACGGGCATCAGCTCCACCAGCAGCTCGCCTTCCTTCACCGGGACCATCTTCTTGTCCTCGAAGTAGTCCGCGTTCTTGAGCACCCGCTTCACCACTCCCTCCACCTGGGACAGCATGGACTTCTCCTGCTTCATCACCGAGATGTTGAGCACTTCCTGTCCGGGCTTCAGGAAATCGCCGGGGCTCACGTGCATGACCCACAGGTCGCCGTTGCACGGGGCCGCGATATGATAAGGGTTGCTGGGGTCGGCCATCTCCACGGACAGGTCGGACTTGCCGCCCACGGCCTCGGCCACCTTGACCTGATGGGACAGGATTTCCGAGTCCATCACATAGCGCACCACGCTCATTCCCTGATGGTCCGGGGCGGCGATGTCCAGGAGCGTGAAGGTGTGCGGCTTGCCGCGCGAGTCCTCGAAGAACAGCTCCTGTCCGGGCTCCAGGCCCTCGAACCACACATCCAGGGGCAGGCGGTTGGGGTCGCCATACTTGGTGCGGAATTCGATGGTCTTCAGGGCGTCGCCGGGGTGGTTCAGGTACATGACGAACTCTTCGCCCGTGGGGTCGCG of Fundidesulfovibrio putealis DSM 16056 contains these proteins:
- a CDS encoding PEP/pyruvate-binding domain-containing protein, with translation MAKAAPKAPAKDKKEITKKLILTGADIAVIGEEAELLVGGKNYNTAIISQVAGIRSPQFRAVSSIAFHKLLDETKVNAALIRQTVDHEYNRVDWTSEEVNKDPEFLKHFVRTLAQEVKNSAQEKATLIKLRTFINNVVEGFATSPEGIDQLRKRSVLVQVAILCVEMPEDVAEAVRSAYQDICKDAGLEDVPVAVRSSAAGEDSCKKAFAGLQDTYLNVVGDDRVVEAYQWDCSSAYNLRSMTYRREAILDAVQLAERTGDDTIAETAKQEWAIENTSLSVCIMRMINPVISGTAFSADTSTGCQGTDRKDLVSIDCSYGLGEAVVGGMVTPDKLYVFQGDDTREVVIRFMGFKDKKIIYDERGGTKIVPVDELEAYRWALSLAQAEEVAKGVRAISAAYRGMIMDTEFCIDQSERLWFVQARPETRWNEEFELHPNTIFMRRMEVDKTALARAQVILEGNGASRGAGQGTVRFLRSALELNKINKGDILAADRTDPDMVPGMRVASAILADVGGDTSHAAITSRELGIPAVIGIQRAELLRSLDGQEVTVDGSRGVAYRGLLPLVAVGGEMDLSKLPSTKTKVGLILADVGQALFLSRLRSIPDFEVGLLRAEFMLGNIGVHPMALEAYDQGVLGQLVEKKLQEYEHNLTKAITEQMAAGYIPMDLKLRQYVGLVTGLSRELENLTEREGARGTDEVLAIHRKLRELDKKLDEYLGNATRRLDVLKTSISLEDHVAVIMGYWDELNDPSTHAEAVKRRMEVKAHVAERAQSVAHEPLIIETIEKIKEMRAEIARQVGIQRDMEEVRTLPARIAKQLRSRGYRTGKELYVQTLAQNLSLFAMAFFGKPIIYRTTDFKSNEYRNLVGGMLFENFEDNPMLGYRGVSRNIHDWEIESFKLARGIFGGKNLQMMLPFVRTLEEARSMRRYLSRVHRMRSGEDGLKLHLMSEIPSNAILAKEFIAEFDGFSIGSNDMTQMVLATDRDNPSLKHIYDEEDPAVVWAILVTIFTGQKMGKKVGFCGQGVSNSLILRGLVSIAGIVSASVVPDTYYQTKFDIAAVEALNIPVSGLGGWVSEQHLNRLHEMLVSHKYEHILKKYKSSKDLSEWYEGEQTRLSTQLRDHLDTPKENFYRQELEKFRAAFHKPVIYAAWDWERTVADALYHAGFEDWQEQAKALEEQRKKKW